One region of Macadamia integrifolia cultivar HAES 741 chromosome 11, SCU_Mint_v3, whole genome shotgun sequence genomic DNA includes:
- the LOC122093371 gene encoding CRS2-associated factor 2, mitochondrial-like, producing the protein MLKLFSWRFSASGSQFSNLNLSSPLSVPSSLLLFNFRSINHSSTPTDDDIYDPPFSPSPKTVTSKPKSPSRTLDSVNDHKFPIQSDLPFDFRYSYSESDPSIQPIGFREPPRFSPFGPGRLERKWNGTSAPVELPVDQEKVLEERNAVLGDPLTEEEIEDLVERYRHNDCARQINLGKGGITHNMLDDIHNHWKRAEAVRIKCLGVPTLDMDNVCFHFEDKTGGKIIYRNINILLLFRGRNYDPNNRPVIPLMLWKPLAPIYPRLVKNVADGLTFEETKEMRNKGLNSPPLIKLTRNGVYVNVVPRVREAFKTEEVVRLDCTYVDTSDCKKIGVKLRDLVACVPILFKNGQIVLWRGKKDDDTEFVSQ; encoded by the exons ATGCTGAAGCTCTTTTCATGGCGTTTTTCAGCTTCTGGCTCCCAGTTCTCAAACCTAAACCTCTCATCTCCTCTATCAGTTCCTAGTTCTTTGTTACTCTTCAACTTTCGTTCTATAAACCATTCTTCAACTCCAACTGACGACGACATCTATGACCCtcccttctccccttctcccaAAACTGTAACTTCAAAGCCAAAGAGTCCTTCGAGAACACTAGATTCTGTTAACGATCATAAGTTTCCTATTCAATCTGACCTTCCCTTTGATTTCAGATACTCATACTCTGAAAGTGATCCGTCGATCCAACCGATAGGGTTTCGAGAACCCCCTAGGTTCTCTCCTTTTGGTCCTGGGCGTCTTGAACGCAAATGGAACGGGACTTCTGCTCCGGTGGAACTACCAGTAGATCAAGAGAAAGTTTTGGAAGAGCGAAATGCGGTGCTTGGGGATCCCCTTACCGAAGAAGAAATCGAAGATCTTGTAGAGCGGTATCGGCACAACGATTGTGCCCGACAGATCAATTTAG GGAAGGGGGGAATTACACACAACATGTTGGATGACATCCACAACCATTGGAAGAGAGCTGAAGCAGTAAGGATCAAGTGTTTGGGAGTGCCTACTCTTGACATGGATAATGTTTGCTTTCACTTTGAG GATAAAACTGGAGGGAAGATCATCTACCGGAACATAAATATCCTCCTTTTATTCCGTGGTCGTAATTATGATCCCAATAACAGGCCTGTTATCCCTTTGATGCTGTGGAAGCCATTGGCTCCAATCTATCCAAGACTTGTGAAAAATGTGGCTGATGGCTTGACATttgaggaaactaaagaaatgaGAAACAAAGGATTGAATTCTCCCCCCTTGATAAAACTCA CAAGAAACGGAGTATATGTGAACGTAGTACCAAGAGTAAGAGAGGCCTTTAAGACTGAAGAGGTTGTCAGGTTAGATTGCACCTATGTAGATACAAGTGACTGCAAGAAGATTGGTGTGAAGCTAAGG GATTTGGTGGCTTGTGTTCCCATCTTGTTCAAGAATGGGCAAATAGTGCTTTGGAGAGGTAAAAAGGACGATGACACAGAGTTTGTCAGTCAGTGA
- the LOC122093599 gene encoding CRS2-associated factor 2, mitochondrial-like: MLKLFSWRSSASRSQFSNLNLSSPLSVPSSLLLFNFRSINHSSTPTDDDIYDPPFSPTPKTVTSKPKSPSRTLDSVNDHKFPIQSDLPFDFRYSYSESDPSIQPIGFREPPRFSPFGPGRLERKWNGTSAPVELPVDQEKVLEERNAVLGDPLTEEEIEDLVERYRHNDCARQINLGKGGITHNMLDDIHNHWKRAEAVRIKCLGVPTLDMDNVCFHFEDKTGGKIIYRNINILLLFRGRNYDPNNRPVIPLMLWKPLAPIYPRLVKNVADGLTFEETKEMRNKGLNSPPLIKLTRNGVYVNVVPRVREAFKTEEVVRLDCTYVDTSDCKKIGVKLRDLVACVPILFKNGQIVLWRGKKDDDTEFVSQ, encoded by the exons ATGCTGAAGCTCTTTTCATGGCGTTCTTCAGCTTCTCGCTCCCAATTCTCAAACCTAAACCTCTCATCTCCTCTATCAGTTCCTAGTTCTTTGTTACTCTTCAACTTTCGTTCTATAAACCATTCTTCAACTCCAACTGACGACGACATCTATGACCCTCCCTTCTCCCCTACTCCCAAAACTGTAACTTCAAAGCCAAAGAGTCCTTCGAGAACACTAGATTCTGTTAACGATCATAAGTTTCCTATTCAATCTGACCTTCCCTTTGATTTCAGATACTCATACTCTGAAAGTGATCCGTCGATCCAACCGATAGGGTTTCGAGAACCCCCTAGGTTCTCTCCTTTTGGTCCTGGGCGTCTTGAACGCAAATGGAACGGGACTTCTGCTCCGGTGGAACTACCAGTAGATCAAGAGAAAGTTTTGGAAGAGCGAAATGCGGTGCTTGGGGATCCCCTTACCGAAGAAGAAATCGAAGATCTTGTAGAGCGGTATCGGCACAACGATTGTGCCCGACAGATCAATTTAG GGAAGGGGGGAATTACACACAACATGTTGGATGACATCCACAACCATTGGAAGAGAGCTGAAGCAGTGAGGATCAAGTGTTTGGGAGTGCCTACGCTTGACATGGATAATGTTTGCTTTCACTTTGAG GATAAAACTGGAGGGAAGATCATCTACCGGAACATAAATATCCTCCTTTTATTCCGTGGTCGTAATTATGATCCCAATAACAGGCCTGTTATCCCTTTGATGCTGTGGAAGCCATTGGCTCCAATCTATCCAAGGCTTGTGAAAAATGTGGCTGATGGCTTGACATttgaggaaactaaagaaatgaGAAACAAAGGATTGAATTCTCCCCCCTTGATAAAACTCA CAAGAAACGGAGTATATGTGAACGTAGTACCAAGAGTAAGAGAGGCCTTTAAGACTGAAGAGGTTGTCAGGTTAGATTGCACCTATGTAGATACAAGTGACTGCAAGAAGATTGGTGTGAAGCTAAGG GATTTGGTGGCTTGTGTTCCCATCTTGTTCAAGAATGGGCAAATAGTGCTTTGGAGAGGTAAAAAGGACGATGACACCGAGTTTGTCAGTCAGTGA
- the LOC122093598 gene encoding purple acid phosphatase 18-like: protein MARKLVVAIVLVIVAAATATADYVRPKPRKILDFPWKRRSSSEPQQVHISLAGDKHMRITWITDDANSPSVVEYGTSPGKYTSLNRGESTSYIYLLYISGQIHHTVIGPLEDDTVYFYRCGGEGPEFKLKTPPSKFPITFAIAGDLGQTGWTASTLDHIGQCSHDMFLLPGDISYANYQQHLWDTFGELVQPLASARPWMVVEGNHEKEIIPFFKEGFQAYNSRWKMPYVESGSNSNLYYSFEVAGVHVIMLGSYAEYDEDSDQYSWLKADLLKVDRNKTPWLIVLFHAPWYNSNKAHHGEGNHMKAVMEPLLHAARVDIVLTGHVHAYERSKRINNGRSDPCGTVHLTIGDGGNSEGLAEKYLNPQPEWSAFREASFGHGELNIVNETHAFWSWHRNDDDEPVKSDQVWITSVVGSGCLAEGKHEFS, encoded by the exons ATGGCTCGGAAGTTGGTAGTGGCGATCGTTTTGGTAATCGTTGCGGCTGCGACGGCGACGGCAGACTATGTTCGGCCGAAGCCTCGGAAAATCTTGGATTTTCCATGGAAGCGTAGGAGTTCATCTGAACCTCAACAG GTTCATATCTCTTTGGCAGGAGATAAGCACATGCGCATCACATGGATCACTGATGATGCCAACTCTCCTTCTGTTGTTGAATATGGAACATCACCTGGAAAATACACATCCTTAAATCGGGGAGAATCCACATCATACATCTATTTGCTCTATATCTCAGGACAGATACACCACACTGTCATTGGACCTCTGGAAGATGATACAGTTTACTTTTACCGGTGTGGAGGAGAAGGTCCAGAGTTCAAGCTCAAGACCCCTCCCTCTAAGTTCCCAATTACTTTTGCCATCGCTGGAGATCTGGGTCAAACAGGCTGGACTGCCTCAACTCTTGACCATATTGGCCAGTGTAGCCATGACATGTTTCTGCTTCCAGGGGATATCTCTTATGCCAATTACCAGCAGCACTTATGGGACACATTTGGTGAGTTGGTGCAACCCCTTGCAAGTGCAAGGCCATGGATGGTAGTTGAAGGGAACCATGAAAAGGAGATTATACCATTTTTTAAGGAAGGTTTTCAAGCGTATAATTCCAGGTGGAAGATGCCATATGTGGAGAGCGGATCAAATTCAAATCTTTATTATTCCTTTGAAGTTGCAGGAGTTCATGTTATCATGCTTGGCTCTTATGCAGAGTATGATGAGGACTCGGATCAATATAGTTGGCTGAAG GCTGATCTCTTAAAAGTGGATCGTAATAAGACACCATGGCTGATAGTGCTATTTCATGCTCCATGGTATAACAGCAATAAGGCCCATCACGGTGAAGGAAATCATATGAAGGCTGTGATGGAACCGTTGCTTCATGCTGCTCGAGTGGATATCGTGCTTACTGGCCATGTGCATGCTTATGAACGCTCG AAACGTATAAACAATGGACGATCAGATCCTTGCGGAACTGTACACCTAACTATCGGTGATGGGGGGAACAGCGAAGGTCTAGCAGAGAA ATATCTAAACCCACAGCCAGAGTGGTCAGCCTTCCGTGAAGCAAGCTTTGGTCATGGTGAGCTTAATATTGTGAATGAAACTCATGCATTCTGGAGCTGGCACaggaatgatgatgatgaacctGTAAAGTCAGATCAAGTGTGGATAACCTCAGTGGTCGGTTCAGGATGTCTTGCCGAAGGGAAGCATGAATTCAGTTAG